The following coding sequences are from one Methylosinus sp. H3A window:
- a CDS encoding transposase, with the protein MSTPMRRTDTNQFIEVRAERLEGAPVGERRRWSEDFKDRAITASLEPGTNVSALARSLDITPSQLFGWRRAAALRAEKIERQAPAEPRAAKTRRVEIELGGAVVRVNADISEADLRRLLRAVREA; encoded by the coding sequence ATGTCTACGCCTATGCGCAGAACTGACACGAACCAGTTCATCGAGGTCCGCGCCGAACGTCTCGAAGGAGCGCCGGTCGGAGAACGCCGACGTTGGTCGGAGGACTTCAAGGACCGCGCGATCACCGCGTCGCTGGAGCCCGGCACGAATGTTTCGGCGCTGGCGCGGTCGCTCGATATCACGCCGTCGCAACTTTTCGGGTGGCGACGCGCTGCCGCTCTCCGCGCGGAAAAGATCGAGCGCCAGGCGCCGGCGGAGCCGCGTGCGGCAAAGACGCGGCGCGTGGAGATAGAGCTCGGTGGGGCGGTCGTGCGGGTGAACGCGGATATTTCGGAAGCCGACCTTCGCCGCCTGCTGCGCGCGGTGCGTGAGGCATGA
- a CDS encoding nitroreductase family protein codes for MNYFSARRTSRLTMWLQKLTEDAYTEFNESPAIPLPSSANPCAAAMPRPSPLHDLLSKRKSSRAFSGDVAAISDCVEILRLAYGYTAGGRRSVPSAGGFYPLQLWLAELKRGSIERVGRFDPLTGEIDHFASLDAPVQDGFRVFHVDYTGAHWMILWTVRLLPIAERYGARGYRFAVMEVGMSVQCAILACCSLGLPHIVLGGLIEQHVRLNWLRTGRRYAPQCALLLR; via the coding sequence ATGAACTACTTCAGTGCCCGAAGGACCTCTCGACTCACCATGTGGCTTCAAAAACTGACCGAAGACGCCTACACGGAGTTCAACGAAAGTCCTGCGATTCCGCTGCCAAGTAGCGCCAATCCATGCGCTGCGGCCATGCCGCGGCCGTCACCGCTTCACGATCTTTTATCGAAAAGAAAATCGTCGCGCGCGTTCTCTGGTGACGTAGCGGCAATCTCAGATTGCGTTGAAATTCTACGCTTAGCTTACGGCTATACTGCCGGCGGCCGTCGTTCGGTTCCATCAGCAGGAGGATTTTATCCTTTGCAGCTGTGGCTTGCCGAGCTCAAGCGCGGAAGCATTGAACGCGTCGGTCGATTCGATCCACTTACCGGTGAAATAGACCATTTCGCCTCTCTGGATGCGCCAGTCCAAGATGGTTTTCGCGTGTTTCATGTCGATTATACTGGCGCACATTGGATGATTTTGTGGACTGTCCGTCTGTTGCCAATCGCCGAACGCTATGGCGCTCGAGGTTATAGGTTTGCCGTGATGGAAGTCGGAATGAGCGTTCAATGTGCTATCCTAGCATGTTGCTCGCTCGGACTACCGCACATCGTCCTTGGCGGACTGATTGAGCAGCACGTTCGCCTTAACTGGCTGCGTACGGGCCGACGGTACGCGCCACAATGCGCCCTGTTATTGCGTTAA
- a CDS encoding TetR/AcrR family transcriptional regulator has translation MSFSYRYRMRIAMAEPGRPKVRTRGPRTVERIVEAAHRLFLSRGFAETTMEAIAQEAGVSKATLYAHYGSRDELFTAVIWSAGDRFSSGLVSGLTGAADLRSKMERLAGAVLDLLLSPDVVATNRIVAAEARRFPELGKLFYENGPDRLMARLAEVFETAMAAGSLRRSAPRDVAKHFIGLIRGDLQLRAMLGDESALSATERNRAIATGVGVFLAAYAPAEPFRES, from the coding sequence ATGTCGTTCAGTTACAGATATAGAATGAGGATCGCAATGGCGGAGCCCGGCAGGCCGAAAGTCAGGACGAGAGGACCGCGTACGGTCGAGCGCATCGTCGAGGCGGCTCACCGGCTGTTTCTCAGCCGGGGCTTCGCCGAAACGACGATGGAGGCGATCGCCCAGGAAGCCGGCGTCAGCAAGGCGACGCTCTATGCGCATTATGGCAGCCGGGATGAACTGTTCACGGCTGTGATCTGGTCGGCCGGCGACCGGTTTTCATCCGGCCTGGTGTCAGGGCTGACGGGCGCCGCGGATTTGAGAAGCAAAATGGAGCGTCTCGCCGGAGCGGTGCTCGATCTCTTGCTGTCGCCCGACGTGGTGGCCACGAACCGGATCGTCGCAGCCGAGGCCCGGCGCTTTCCCGAACTCGGCAAGCTCTTTTACGAGAACGGGCCGGACAGGCTGATGGCGCGACTGGCGGAGGTGTTCGAAACCGCAATGGCGGCGGGCTCGCTCCGCCGGTCCGCTCCCCGCGACGTCGCCAAGCATTTCATCGGCCTGATCCGTGGCGACCTTCAGTTGCGGGCCATGCTCGGCGACGAGTCGGCATTGTCGGCGACCGAGCGCAACCGCGCGATCGCCACCGGAGTTGGCGTTTTTCTCGCCGCCTATGCTCCGGCGGAGCCTTTCCGAGAGAGCTGA
- a CDS encoding nucleoside-diphosphate kinase → MHTTSETGRITIPWPYLTRLPEKVALYNSDVEFRYSFGLLYQMDPKALNEFLSEYGIIVLKPETFFARRALLAISFLKQHGYDVRHVLYLELSANIAANIWRYSLNIATIDRLILLLGVLTQRPALAMIVRRKHKDERPCTTSLSKLKGSSLILDRDENTLRGLLAGPNPYLNYVHTADEPADLIRELPTWFGFDSVKSVVTNVLGNESVSFDEELRHIYSQIPESDMNPAQAARRMIDRFREEDGDIAEHIDYILKDDNEFMDIKLVLSHKFKVNYADTFDLYLMLSEYIDHIDPTRIRSAGNKLSHMLW, encoded by the coding sequence ATGCACACCACCTCCGAAACAGGTCGTATAACAATCCCTTGGCCCTATCTTACTAGGCTTCCAGAGAAGGTAGCCCTGTACAATAGTGACGTAGAATTTAGGTATTCTTTCGGGCTATTATATCAGATGGACCCTAAGGCGCTTAATGAATTCTTGAGCGAGTACGGAATAATTGTCCTGAAGCCAGAAACGTTTTTCGCTAGAAGGGCATTATTAGCGATTTCATTTCTTAAACAACACGGATATGACGTTCGTCACGTGTTATATCTTGAACTCTCTGCCAACATCGCAGCGAACATATGGCGCTATTCTCTAAACATTGCTACAATAGATCGCCTGATTTTACTTTTAGGTGTACTTACTCAGCGCCCTGCATTAGCGATGATAGTTAGGCGAAAGCATAAAGATGAAAGGCCCTGCACCACGTCTCTCTCCAAACTGAAGGGGTCTAGCTTGATCCTTGACCGAGATGAAAATACTTTACGAGGACTGCTGGCGGGGCCAAACCCTTACCTGAATTACGTCCATACTGCGGATGAGCCGGCTGACTTGATTCGCGAACTCCCGACTTGGTTCGGATTCGACAGCGTAAAAAGCGTCGTGACAAATGTATTGGGCAATGAAAGCGTGTCTTTTGATGAAGAACTGAGACATATTTATTCTCAGATCCCTGAATCCGACATGAACCCTGCCCAAGCAGCTCGGCGTATGATAGACCGCTTCCGCGAAGAAGATGGAGACATTGCGGAGCACATCGACTATATTCTTAAAGACGACAACGAATTCATGGATATCAAGTTAGTATTGTCGCACAAATTCAAAGTTAACTACGCCGACACATTTGATTTATACCTAATGCTGAGTGAGTACATCGACCATATTGACCCGACGCGAATACGCTCAGCAGGAAATAAGCTGTCGCACATGCTTTGGTAG
- the tnpC gene encoding IS66 family transposase, whose protein sequence is MIERFGELPDDVDELKALALDALARVDRSETDAQALRSQTSSLTAKVEDLTQTNAAAKAEIDRLTSIIKTLHRDRFGKRSEKLGADDAEQQSFVFEELETGLAAIDARLAAKAASKPRKAPRDKPRFPSHLERVEEILEPEIPEELQGKERVEIGREESVRLDVVRARFRLIVTIRPKYSYKDPASILQAPAPEHIVEVGLPTEALLAQVAVSKYADGLPLYRQEAIYLRDGVELGRSLMAQWMGAVGFHFEPLAAHVLARIREGERIFADETTLPTLSPGAGKTKTSWLWAYARDDRPFGGAGPPMVAYRFEESRSSDCAARHLGDYRGILQCDGYAGYRKLAGAPHSNGLRLAGCWAHLRRRFFELHANGESIVATATVEQMKLLWAVEEEVRGQPPQARLAARRATSVDIVQALFDLWERELPRISGKSKLAEAIRYARSHRAVLGLFLDDGHVEIDSNIIERAIRPQAITRKNSLFAGSAGGGRTWASIATMLQTCKMNGVDPYAWAQQTLERIANRWPNKNIEALIPWNFKPTE, encoded by the coding sequence ATGATCGAGCGCTTCGGCGAGCTTCCTGACGACGTCGATGAACTGAAGGCGCTGGCGCTCGACGCCTTGGCGCGCGTCGATCGTTCAGAGACCGACGCGCAGGCATTGCGTTCGCAAACATCGAGCCTGACGGCGAAGGTCGAGGATCTCACGCAAACTAATGCGGCGGCGAAAGCTGAGATCGATCGGCTGACCTCGATCATCAAGACGCTTCATCGCGACCGCTTCGGGAAACGTTCCGAAAAGCTCGGCGCCGACGACGCCGAGCAACAGAGCTTCGTGTTCGAGGAACTCGAAACCGGCCTCGCGGCAATCGACGCGCGTTTGGCGGCGAAGGCGGCTTCCAAGCCGCGCAAGGCGCCTCGCGACAAGCCGCGGTTTCCCTCGCATCTGGAGCGGGTCGAGGAAATCCTGGAGCCAGAGATCCCCGAGGAGCTCCAAGGCAAGGAGCGGGTCGAGATCGGGCGGGAGGAGAGCGTCAGGCTCGATGTCGTGCGCGCGCGCTTCCGGCTGATCGTGACGATCCGGCCGAAATACTCCTACAAGGACCCAGCCTCGATCCTGCAAGCGCCGGCGCCCGAGCACATTGTGGAAGTCGGCCTGCCGACGGAAGCGCTGCTCGCGCAAGTCGCGGTGTCGAAATACGCCGATGGGCTGCCGCTCTACCGCCAGGAGGCCATCTATCTTCGCGACGGCGTCGAGCTGGGACGTTCGCTGATGGCGCAATGGATGGGCGCGGTCGGTTTCCACTTCGAGCCGCTGGCGGCGCATGTGCTCGCGCGCATCCGCGAGGGCGAACGGATCTTCGCCGACGAAACGACGCTGCCCACGCTGAGCCCCGGCGCCGGGAAGACCAAGACGTCATGGTTGTGGGCCTATGCGCGGGATGATCGGCCGTTCGGGGGCGCGGGACCGCCGATGGTCGCCTATCGGTTCGAGGAGAGCCGATCCAGCGATTGCGCGGCGCGCCACTTGGGCGACTATCGCGGCATCCTGCAATGCGACGGCTATGCGGGTTATCGCAAGCTCGCGGGCGCTCCGCATTCCAATGGGCTGCGTCTGGCCGGATGCTGGGCTCATCTGCGCCGCCGGTTCTTCGAACTCCACGCCAACGGCGAGTCGATCGTCGCGACGGCGACGGTGGAGCAGATGAAGCTGCTGTGGGCCGTCGAGGAAGAGGTGCGCGGTCAGCCGCCGCAGGCGCGCCTGGCGGCGCGCAGGGCGACGTCGGTCGATATCGTGCAGGCGTTGTTCGATCTCTGGGAGCGCGAGCTGCCGCGCATCTCCGGCAAATCAAAATTGGCCGAGGCGATCCGCTACGCCCGATCGCATCGCGCGGTCCTCGGACTCTTTCTCGACGACGGCCACGTCGAAATCGATTCCAATATCATCGAGCGGGCGATCCGGCCTCAGGCAATTACGCGCAAGAACTCACTATTCGCCGGGTCCGCTGGCGGTGGGCGGACGTGGGCTTCCATCGCCACCATGCTTCAGACTTGCAAAATGAACGGCGTCGATCCCTACGCCTGGGCCCAGCAGACCCTCGAACGAATCGCCAACCGATGGCCCAACAAGAACATCGAGGCGCTCATTCCCTGGAATTTCAAGCCCACCGAGTGA
- a CDS encoding NIPSNAP family protein has translation MKTYEMRIYTLKSAEAATAYRKIWIKHIESLKVFGIVTHGVFTVASDPAKVVALVDYPEGVDSKAASDRYMASDLFKADMAGFDIAWLSCVETVLLTPEKFSPLR, from the coding sequence ATGAAGACCTATGAAATGCGCATCTACACGCTGAAGTCCGCCGAGGCCGCCACGGCCTATCGCAAGATTTGGATCAAGCATATCGAAAGCCTGAAAGTCTTCGGGATCGTCACGCATGGCGTGTTTACCGTCGCGAGCGATCCGGCGAAAGTCGTCGCGCTCGTCGACTATCCCGAAGGCGTCGATTCCAAGGCGGCCTCGGATCGCTATATGGCCAGCGATCTGTTCAAGGCGGACATGGCGGGTTTCGACATCGCTTGGCTCTCCTGCGTGGAGACGGTATTGCTCACCCCCGAAAAATTCTCTCCTCTCCGGTAA
- a CDS encoding addiction module toxin RelE, which translates to MQTAAETPTFTRQAEELFDADEKAELISFLAENPFASSVIPNTGGVRKVRFTAPGRGKRGGAWVVYFFSMI; encoded by the coding sequence ATGCAAACGGCGGCGGAAACCCCGACCTTCACGCGGCAGGCGGAGGAACTTTTCGACGCGGATGAGAAGGCCGAACTCATCTCCTTCCTTGCCGAAAACCCGTTCGCCAGCTCCGTGATCCCTAACACCGGCGGAGTGCGCAAAGTGAGATTTACGGCTCCGGGGAGAGGCAAACGTGGCGGCGCGTGGGTGGTCTACTTTTTCTCGATGATTTGA
- a CDS encoding SagB/ThcOx family dehydrogenase produces the protein MSDEADYGFCDTMTYRYDGANAYFYRYYDGLAWDTSPAKYSLFYYFWISLSVPKPLVEIEKIVAQNASCDVDLVRAAARALIEVGLLIPRPDERRDSSRYLTVLPSTSSQSIELAAWFHLATARLQKLDYRTGEGVRADEAMMEFNFRNEPIPPNYHRALRSDPSLELSTDVPLGHFECQVDGSTAFARRVPNISRPINLDKINFLINCSVAQTGTVNMLVTGEHIRKPVPSGGARHPVEVYIVVNDDDLDIERGVYHYNVQHHRLDILDLKRSAVEQLFSLCCILPRARKALKGIGVILTCRFARSMHRYHEPRSYRVMHFDVGHILANLSIGSRLLGLRFSASYSLPESMVESLLLLDPLEESVMAGFVIFSSEGRDDV, from the coding sequence GTGTCTGACGAGGCAGATTACGGTTTTTGTGATACTATGACCTATAGATACGATGGGGCAAACGCATATTTTTACCGATATTATGACGGATTAGCCTGGGATACATCGCCAGCTAAATACTCACTATTCTATTATTTCTGGATATCGCTTTCCGTTCCAAAGCCTTTAGTCGAAATTGAAAAAATCGTCGCGCAAAACGCCAGTTGCGACGTAGATCTGGTCAGGGCTGCGGCAAGAGCTCTTATAGAAGTCGGACTTCTGATTCCTCGTCCGGACGAGCGCCGCGACAGCTCGCGCTATCTAACAGTCCTCCCGTCAACGTCATCTCAATCGATCGAATTGGCGGCTTGGTTTCACCTTGCAACGGCACGTTTGCAAAAGCTCGACTATCGCACGGGAGAAGGAGTCCGCGCCGACGAAGCAATGATGGAGTTCAATTTCCGAAACGAACCTATTCCTCCAAATTATCATCGGGCGCTTCGATCTGATCCATCTTTGGAATTGAGCACAGATGTCCCGCTAGGCCATTTCGAATGTCAAGTTGACGGATCGACCGCTTTTGCTCGACGTGTTCCTAATATATCGAGACCGATCAACCTCGACAAGATCAATTTTTTGATCAATTGCTCTGTCGCGCAAACCGGTACCGTAAATATGTTGGTGACAGGCGAGCATATCCGCAAGCCAGTTCCTTCCGGGGGAGCGCGGCATCCGGTCGAGGTGTATATTGTCGTGAACGATGATGATCTGGATATCGAAAGGGGTGTTTACCACTACAATGTTCAGCATCACCGTTTGGATATTTTGGATTTGAAGCGATCCGCTGTTGAGCAGCTTTTTAGCCTCTGCTGCATCCTACCTCGTGCCCGAAAAGCACTGAAGGGAATCGGTGTTATTTTAACATGCCGGTTTGCGCGCAGCATGCATCGCTACCACGAACCGCGAAGTTACCGCGTCATGCACTTCGACGTTGGTCATATCCTAGCGAATCTTTCGATCGGATCTCGCCTGTTGGGGCTAAGATTTTCAGCGAGCTATTCCTTACCGGAGTCGATGGTCGAATCATTATTGCTGCTAGACCCGCTAGAGGAATCGGTGATGGCTGGATTTGTGATTTTTTCCTCGGAGGGTCGAGACGATGTATGA
- a CDS encoding IS256 family transposase: MAIKKGTLDQLLSGRDPKEVFSKDGLFDELKKALAERVLNAEMDDHLESEAAAGKANHRNGYSKKTVLTETSKIDIRVPRDREGSFDPKLIARYQRRFPGFDEKIVSMYARGMTVREIQGHLLELYGLEVSPDLISTVTDAVLETVAEWQNRPLEAMYPLVFFDALRVKIRDEGLVRNKAVYVALGVTPDGTKDILGLWIETSEGAKFWLRVMNELKNRGVGDILIAVVDGLKGFPEAINAVFPQTTVQTCIVHLIRNPMEFASYKDRKAIAAALKTIYRAPTAEAAKEALEAFDGGHWGKKYPSIAQGWRRNWEQVIPFFAFPIAVRRIIYTTNAIESLNAKLRRAVRTRGHFPTDDAAMKLLYLVLRQVAGEWKMAPREWCEAKNQFAIMFDDRFVAA; this comes from the coding sequence ATGGCGATCAAGAAGGGCACATTGGACCAATTGCTGTCGGGACGCGATCCGAAGGAGGTTTTTTCCAAGGATGGCTTGTTCGATGAGCTGAAGAAGGCGCTGGCGGAACGGGTTCTGAACGCGGAGATGGACGACCATCTCGAGAGCGAAGCGGCGGCGGGCAAGGCGAACCACCGCAACGGCTATTCGAAGAAGACCGTGCTGACCGAGACGTCGAAGATCGACATCAGGGTCCCGCGGGACCGGGAGGGGAGCTTCGATCCCAAGCTGATCGCGCGCTATCAGCGCCGCTTTCCCGGCTTCGACGAGAAAATCGTGTCGATGTATGCGCGCGGCATGACGGTGCGCGAGATCCAGGGCCATTTGCTCGAGCTCTACGGCCTGGAAGTCTCGCCCGATCTGATCTCGACAGTCACCGACGCCGTGCTGGAGACCGTCGCCGAATGGCAGAACCGGCCGCTCGAGGCGATGTATCCCTTGGTTTTCTTCGACGCGCTGCGCGTCAAAATCCGCGACGAAGGCCTGGTCCGCAACAAGGCCGTCTATGTGGCGCTCGGCGTCACGCCGGACGGAACGAAGGACATTCTGGGGCTTTGGATCGAGACCTCGGAGGGCGCCAAATTCTGGCTTCGGGTGATGAACGAGCTGAAGAACCGCGGCGTCGGCGACATACTGATCGCCGTGGTCGACGGCCTGAAGGGCTTTCCGGAGGCGATCAATGCGGTGTTTCCGCAGACGACCGTGCAGACCTGCATCGTGCATCTCATTCGAAACCCGATGGAATTCGCCTCATACAAGGACCGCAAGGCGATCGCCGCCGCGCTGAAGACGATCTATCGCGCCCCGACCGCCGAGGCGGCCAAAGAGGCGTTGGAGGCCTTCGACGGCGGCCATTGGGGCAAGAAATATCCGTCGATCGCGCAGGGCTGGCGGCGCAATTGGGAGCAGGTCATCCCGTTTTTCGCCTTTCCGATCGCGGTACGGCGGATCATCTACACGACGAACGCCATAGAATCCTTGAACGCGAAGCTGCGGCGCGCCGTGCGGACGAGAGGGCATTTTCCGACTGACGATGCGGCGATGAAGCTCCTCTATCTCGTCTTGCGCCAAGTCGCCGGGGAGTGGAAAATGGCGCCGCGCGAATGGTGCGAGGCGAAAAATCAATTCGCCATCATGTTCGACGATCGCTTCGTCGCGGCGTGA
- a CDS encoding nitronate monooxygenase family protein: protein MSNVVCDKLGIRYPILQGPMAWASDSRLAASVSNAGGLGIMGLGFCPPAVFEAEIRAARALTEAPFGVNIITCLPDADKLLEITLRQGIRVVEIETFPAYFDTLPRYVEALRSHGAATIGKASSVSEAKVFEAAGVDFVSVKGYDGGGHIFGFTGTFTLIPQVVDAVSIPVINSSGVADGRGVAASFMLGAAGVEVGSRFLVAEECPIHANYKNAIVAAGEGDTVLTGVSAGDGVRGIRNRLTDEMLRLERELPPEEAAERIREIGRGVLRGAAVDGDVENGSLVVGQNLGLLDAILPASVIMQELIAGYSRVAP from the coding sequence ATGAGCAATGTTGTCTGCGACAAGCTCGGCATTCGCTATCCGATCCTGCAAGGGCCGATGGCCTGGGCGTCGGACAGCAGGCTCGCCGCGAGCGTTTCCAACGCCGGCGGGCTGGGGATCATGGGGCTCGGCTTCTGCCCGCCGGCCGTCTTCGAGGCCGAGATCCGCGCGGCTCGGGCCCTGACGGAGGCGCCCTTCGGCGTCAACATCATCACCTGCCTGCCCGACGCCGACAAGCTGCTGGAAATCACCCTGCGCCAAGGAATCAGGGTCGTCGAGATCGAGACGTTCCCCGCCTATTTCGACACGCTTCCGCGTTACGTCGAAGCGCTCAGGAGCCACGGCGCCGCGACGATCGGCAAGGCGTCCTCGGTGTCGGAAGCCAAAGTGTTCGAAGCGGCAGGGGTCGATTTCGTGTCGGTCAAGGGGTACGACGGCGGCGGTCACATCTTCGGCTTCACCGGCACGTTCACTTTGATCCCTCAGGTGGTCGACGCCGTTTCCATCCCCGTGATCAATTCGAGCGGCGTCGCCGATGGACGCGGCGTCGCCGCTTCGTTCATGCTCGGCGCCGCCGGCGTCGAGGTCGGAAGCCGCTTCCTGGTGGCCGAGGAATGCCCGATCCACGCCAACTACAAGAACGCCATCGTCGCCGCCGGGGAAGGCGACACCGTTCTGACCGGCGTCAGCGCCGGCGACGGGGTGCGCGGCATCCGCAACCGGCTGACGGATGAAATGCTGCGCCTCGAACGGGAACTGCCGCCCGAAGAGGCCGCGGAGCGCATCCGCGAGATCGGTCGTGGCGTCTTGCGCGGGGCGGCCGTCGACGGCGACGTCGAGAACGGCAGCCTCGTCGTCGGCCAGAATCTCGGGCTGCTCGACGCCATCTTGCCGGCGAGCGTCATCATGCAGGAATTGATCGCCGGCTATTCGAGGGTCGCGCCTTGA
- a CDS encoding TetR/AcrR family transcriptional regulator, producing the protein MHSTDMVRKPRARDRQATRDALIAAAATAIAECGYEGATTRAIADAAGCSEALIQRYFSGKEGLLLAVLDKEDDRSDAALFLGRPLCSTMAQEAREMLAHAVEKISERSDRIRIVISRALLDRAFKAHFNRIWIREDIRSGLESRLALYVHAGIAEADLDVGSAAEMLLSLGFELGFVHREVLETSPEMTRRLLEQFADMFGRAVSAPLNRGSPAEAQKGAE; encoded by the coding sequence ATGCACTCCACCGACATGGTCCGCAAGCCGCGAGCCCGCGACCGCCAAGCCACTCGCGACGCTCTGATCGCCGCCGCAGCGACGGCGATCGCCGAATGCGGCTACGAGGGAGCGACGACGCGCGCCATCGCCGACGCGGCAGGATGCTCGGAGGCCCTGATCCAGCGATATTTCAGCGGCAAGGAAGGCCTGCTGCTCGCGGTTCTCGACAAGGAGGATGACCGCTCCGACGCGGCGCTCTTCCTGGGGCGCCCGCTTTGTTCGACCATGGCGCAAGAAGCGCGCGAGATGCTCGCACATGCGGTCGAGAAAATCTCGGAACGTTCGGACCGAATTCGCATCGTGATCTCGAGAGCCCTGCTCGATCGAGCCTTCAAGGCGCATTTCAACCGCATCTGGATCCGTGAAGATATCAGGAGCGGCCTCGAGTCGCGGCTCGCTCTCTATGTCCATGCTGGAATTGCCGAAGCTGATCTCGATGTCGGCTCCGCCGCCGAAATGCTGCTGAGCCTGGGCTTCGAGCTGGGGTTCGTCCATCGCGAGGTTCTCGAGACCTCACCCGAAATGACGAGACGGCTTCTGGAACAGTTCGCGGACATGTTCGGTCGAGCCGTTTCGGCGCCGCTCAACCGCGGATCGCCCGCGGAGGCCCAGAAAGGCGCTGAATGA
- the tnpB gene encoding IS66 family insertion sequence element accessory protein TnpB (TnpB, as the term is used for proteins encoded by IS66 family insertion elements, is considered an accessory protein, since TnpC, encoded by a neighboring gene, is a DDE family transposase.), which yields MIPPGARVLLRAAAVDFRKGPEGLVSLVRDAGADPFDGSLYVFRAKRADRIKIVWWDGSGLCLFAKRLEHSHFCWPTAGSHEIRLSYAQVMALVEGLDWKRVRAVEARAPQSAG from the coding sequence ATGATCCCGCCGGGCGCACGGGTGCTGTTGCGGGCGGCGGCGGTGGATTTCCGTAAAGGACCAGAAGGATTGGTTTCCTTGGTTCGGGACGCCGGCGCCGATCCGTTCGACGGTTCCCTCTATGTTTTCCGAGCGAAAAGAGCCGACCGGATCAAGATCGTGTGGTGGGACGGTTCAGGTCTTTGTCTTTTTGCCAAGCGCCTCGAGCATTCGCATTTCTGCTGGCCGACAGCGGGGAGCCACGAGATCCGTCTGAGCTACGCGCAAGTCATGGCGCTGGTCGAAGGGCTCGATTGGAAGCGGGTTCGTGCGGTGGAGGCGCGGGCGCCGCAGAGCGCCGGCTGA